The DNA sequence GACGATCCCGGCGATTCGTCGCAGCCGGGTCAGAGCTCCTGGCACGGAACCCATGTCGCCGGCGCCGCCGCGGCTGCCACCGACAACGCGATCGGAATCGCCGGTGTGTCCTGGGGTGCCCGCATCATGCCGGTACGCACGGTGGGCAAGGGCGGCGGCCTGCTGTACGACACGCTGCAGGGGATTCGCTTTGCGGCCGGGCTGCCGAACGACTCGGGCACCGTGCCCGCGCGCTCGGCCGATGTGATCAATATCAGCCTGGGGGGCGGGGCGTTTGCCCAGGCGCAGGCCGATCTCTACCAGCAGATCCGTGATCTGGGAATCTTCGTTGTCGCAGCTGCCGGGAACAGTGCCGGGTCGGTAGGCTTTCCAGCCGCCTACGACGCGGTGTTCGCGGTAGGGGCGACCGACGCACTGAATCAGCGCGCGCCGTACAGCAGTTTCGGGGATGGGCTGGACTTGGTGGCGCCGGGGGGCGACATGCGGGTCGATCGAACTGGTGACGGCTACGGTGACGGCATCCTCAGCACGGTCGCCGATGATACGACCGGAAGCCGCCGCAGCGCGTATGCGTTCTACCAGGGCACGTCGATGGCCACCGCAGTCGCCTCCGGAGTCGTCGCGCTCGCGCGCTCGACCGAACCGGGCCTTACGCCCGACGCGTTCGACTTCCTGCTGCGCTCCGGAGCGCTCACCGACGACCTCGGTCAAGCCGGTTGGGATCCGGAAACCGGATGGGGGTTGATCAATGCGCGCCGCGTTCTGGGCGCGGTGCGCGAGTGGGCCGGAGGCGAGCCGTTGCCGCCGTTGTTGTCGGTCACGCCGGAGCGCCTGGAGTTCGGGTTCACCGAGTCCGCGCTGGCTTTCTCGCTGCGCAATTCCGGAGGGGGTACGCTGCGGATCGGTGAGGTGACCGCCGACGCTCCCTGGCTTTCCGTAACGCCCGAGGCGATCGATCGCGATGGCCTGGGCGGGTATCGGGCGCAGGTCTCACGCGAAGGCTTGCAACCGGGCGACCACCGAACCTCGATCCGGGTGGCGCTCGAGGGTGGGGGCGAGCGTTCGATCCCGGTGAGCGTGCGGGTGGCGGCTCCGGAACTGGCGGAGGACAGCGTGGGCAGGGTCTATGTACTTCTGGTAGATGCCTCCGGGAACACCGTCGCCGAGGTGGGCGTGAACCCGGACGCGGGCTTATACCATTTCCGGTTCGAGAACGTGCCTCCGGGCGACTACCGGGTCGTCGCGGGTACCGACATGGACGACGATCGCCAGATCTGCGACCCGGGGGAGGCCTGTGGGGCCTATCCCACGCTGACGTTGTTCGAACTTCTGCGTGTCGACCGCGACCTGGCTGGGCTCGATTTCTCCGTCGGCTTCCGCGCTGGGCGACCGGGGCTCAGTGGCCTTGGGGCCGATGGCGCGGAGGCGGAGCCTGGCGTTCCCAGGATTAGCGGGGGGCGATCGGAGCCGGGCGTCGCGCGGCCCTGATGCAGCCGAGGCCCGGCAGCGGGCGGAATCGCCCGGGAAAGCTTGTGCGGGTTCCCGAGTCGCCGGTTACCGTTCATAATTCCAGGGTAATGGGCTTGCCGTGTCCGTTCCGGCTATAATCCCGGTAGGAGTGACTTGGGGCTGCATGCGCGCCCCGTGATGCTGAGGCTCGAGTAGCCTGCCGGTCCCCTGTAAACCGAGCTCCGCCCCCCAGCCAAGCGCCAAGCGCCGACCGCGAGATCGTGCGGAATCCGCCTGCCCGCGGATTCCCCCGTCGCGCTCATGATGAAACCCAAGGAGACAACACCGTAATGAATGAACCTCAAGCCGTCTCGCCGCGCCGCCGCCTGCAGGAACTGCTGGCGATCCCGGACAGCAAGCGGACCGAGGCCGAATGGGACGAACTGAACGAACTCGAGATCTCGCTGGCGGCCGTGAACCAGCTCTCCGGCGGTGGCGATCGGCATCCGCGGACCAATGGCGGTTCCCCGGGCGGGGAGGGTCGGTCCGGACGGAACTCCAAGGGCCGCAAACCGCAGATGCGTTCCCAGAAGCGCCCGCCTCGGGCTGTAGAGTCCTGAGCCCTTCGCCCCGGCAGGGCGTCCGGTAGATTTCGTACCCGCCCGCTTCATCAAGTCTGCCGGCACTGCCTGCAGATCCAGCGTCTGCGGCACGACGGGAGCAACGCGCTTTTTTCCGCTGCCGGGATTTGCCGCGACGGCCGAATCCCGAAGGGACCTGCTTCCTGGTCAACCGGCCGTGAACCGAATGACACCCTTGGAGCCACGGTCTCCGCTGGCGCCTGGTCCCCTGTCGCCGTGAACCGGCCCTGCCGGCTGCGGTGGTGTCGGCCTGCCTGACCATCCCGACTGCCGCCCCGGTCTGGTATCGTCCCCGGTGTTTTCCCATGGAGACTGCAAATGGCGGATGCGGGGTCTCTGGTGCCCGGCTTCATGGTGGTGCACGGCAACCGCATGCACGACCTGCGCGCGCTGGCCGTCGAATGGCTGCGTCGCTACCCGCTGTCGCCGCTGGAAAACGAGGTCATACTCGTCCAGAGCAACGGCATCGCCCAGTGGCTGAAGCTGGCCCTGGCCCGCGACCCCGGGCAGGATGACGGCGGCTGCGGCATCGCGGCCGCGCTGGACGTGCAGCTGCCGGCACGTTTCCTGTGGTCCGCCTACCGGGCGGTGCTCGGCGCCGACGCATTGCCCGACGAGTCACCGCTTGCGAAGTCGCCGCTCGCCTGGCGCCTGATGCGCCTGCTTCCGGAATGCCTCGAGGCGCCCCAGTTCGCTTCGCTCGCGCGTTTCCTTGGTGACGACCCCGACCTGCGCAAGCGCTGGCAGCTCGCGGGGCGCCTCGCCGATCTGTTCGACCAGTACCAGGTCTACCGTGCCGACTGGCTCGACGACTGGGCCGAGCGGCGGGATGTGTTGCGCGATGCGCACGGGGCGCCGCGCCCGCTGCCGGACGGGCAGTGCTGGCAGGCGGCGCTGTGGCGCGCAGTGCTCGACGACCTCGAGCCCGGGCAGCGGGAGCAGAGTCGGGCCGCGGTGCATCGGCGCTTCATGGCGCGAATCCCCGGGCTCGACCAGCGGCCGCCCGGGCTGCCACGGCGGGTCATCGTGTTCGGCATCTCGTCGTTGCCTGCCCAGGCGCTCGAGGCGCTCGAGGCGCTCGGGCGTCTGTGTCAGGTGTTGCTCTGCGTCCACAATCCCTGCGAGCACTACTGGGCCGACATCGTCGCGGACCGGGATCTATTGCGCGCGCAGCGCCAGCGCCAGGCCCGCAAGCCGGGCATGCCGGAGGATCTCGGCGACGCCGACCTGCATCAGCACGCGCACCCGCTGCTGGCAGCCTGGGGCAAGCAGGGGCGCGACTACATCCGCCTGCTCGATCTGCACGACGATCCGCAGCGCTACGGTCATCTGCTCGAGGCGCTGCGCTGGCAGCGGATCGACCTGTTCGAATCCCATGGCGGCACGACGCTCCTGAACCAGCTGCAGGACGACATCCGCGAACTTCGGCCGCTGCACGAGACGCGCGCGCACTGGCCGGCGGTGAACCCGGCCCTGGATCAGTCGCTGCGCTTTCATGTCGCGCACAGCCCCCAGCGCGAGGTGGAAGTCCTCCACGATCAACTGCTCGACCGCTTCCAGCGCGACCCGACACTGCGGCCGCGCGACGTGATCGTGATGGTTCCGGATGTCGAGGCTTACGCGCCGCAGGTGCAGGCGGTGTTCGGGCAGGTCGAACCCGACGATCCGCGCTATCTTCCATTCGCGCTGTCGGATCGCAGCCGGCGCGGCCGCGAGCCCCTGCTGGTGGCCCTCGAGCAGCTGCTCGCCCTGCCCGAATCGCGCCTCGCGGTCAGCGATCTGCTGGATCTGCTCGAGGTGCCGGCGTTGCGCCGGCGTTTCGGGATCCGCGACGACGGGCTGCAGCGGCTGCACGCCTGGATCGAGGGTGCCGGCATCCGCTGGGGGCTCGATGCCGCGCAGCGCGCGAGCCTCGGTCTGCCCGACGGCCTGGAGCAGAACACCTGGCAATTCGGACTGCGCCGCATGCTGCTCGGCTACGCGGTCGGCGGGCCGGGCTCGGATCCGGGCGCCTGGAACGGCATCGAGCCCTACGACGAGGTCGGAGGGCTCGATGCCGCGCTGGTCGGCCAGCTCGACGCGCTGCTTGCGGCACTCGGCCGCTGGTGGTCGCGGCTGGGTCGGGATGCGTCGCCCTCGCAATGGGCCGAACGCCTGCGCGAGCTGCTGCGCGATTTCTTCGAACCCGAGGAGGAGCGCGAGCAATGGTTGCTGACCCGGCTCGACGACGCGCTCGAGGACTGGGAGGCGGCCTGCCAACTCGCCCGCACCGACGAGCCCTTGCCGCTGACCGTGGTGCGCGAGAGCTGGCTCGCGACCATCGACGAACCCGGGCTGTCGCAGCGTTTTCTCGGCGGCGCGGTCAACGTCTGCACGCTGATGCCGATGCGCGCGGTGCCATTCCGGATCGTCTGCCTGCTCGGCATGAACGACGGCGAGTACCCGCGCATTCCGACCCCGGCGGATTTCGACCTGATGGCGCGCCATTACCGGCCGGGCGACCGCTCGCGCCGCGAGGACGACCGCTACCTGTTCCTCGAGGCATTATTGTCGGCGCGGGAACAGCTCTACGTCAGCTGGGTCGGCCGCAGCGTGCGCGATGACTCCGAGCGTCCGCCGTCGGTGCTGGTCACGCAACTGCGCGACCACGTCGCGGCGGGCTGGCGCCTGGCAGCGCCGGAGGATTCTGCCGGGGCGGGGGAGCGCAGGGGGCTGCTGGAGGCGCTGACCGTGGAGCATCCGCTGCAGCCGTTCAGCCCGCGGAACTTTCCCGCCGACGGAACGGGGCCGCTGTTCACCTATGCCCGCGAGTGGGAGCCAATGCACCGGTCGGCGCCGGAAGTTGCATCGGATTCGGGGTCCCGCGGGCCGGAATCGGCCGAAACGGGGGGCGCCGCGGCCTTCCCCCCCCTTCCGGAGCGGGATGTCGACGCGCTGTTGACGCCCGAGGATCTCGGCAGGTTTCTGCGCAACCCGGTGCAGCACTTCTTCAACCGGCGTCTCGGCGTGTTCTTCGACGAACAGGCCGCCGCCCCGGAGGACCACGAGCCGTTTTCGCTGGACGGGCTCGGGAAATGGGAGGTGCGCGACCGGCTTGCGGCCGCGGCGCTCGCGCAGCCGGACGAACCCGCTGCCTGGCCGGTACGGATCGACGCGGCGCTGCAGGGGCTGCGCCGCTCCGGCTGGTTCCCGATCGGCGGAATCGGTACGCGTCTGGCCGATGGGCTGCAGAACGAGGTCGGCGATCTGCTCGAGCGCTACCGGCATTGCGCCGCGCGCTTCCCCGGCCGGATCGAGGGATCGCGGCGGCTGGCCTTCGCCGATGCCGGCGTCGCCGTCGAAGGGGAGCTGGCCGGCTTGCGGGCGGATCCGGAGGGGCGGCCGGCGGTGCTGCGTCATCGCGTCGCCAAATTGCGCGGATCGGCTCCCGCCTGGCGCTACGACGCGCTGGCGTTCGCGTGGGTGCAGCACCTGCTGGCCAATGCGACCGGTTTCGGACTGACGACGCTGGTCGTCGGCACCGATGCCGATCTGGAATGGCGCCCGCTGGAACGCGAGGCAGCCGAAACAGCCCTGCGCGGGTTGCTCGATGGCTGGCGCGAAGGCCAGCGGGCACCGCTGCCGGTCGCGTGCCAGACCGCCTGTGCCTGGCTCGAGGCAGAGGCCATGGACAAGGATCCGGCCGATTCGGCCGGAAAGGTCTACGCGGGCAACTGGAATCAGCCCGGAGAGGTCGGACGCAGCCCGTATCACGCCCGGGTCTACCCCACTGCCGAGAGCCTGATCGGGGCGTTGGCGTTTCGGCACTGGGCCGGGGTGCTGTACGGGCCGTTGCTGCAGGCAACCCGAGCGGACGCGGAGGCCGGCGCATGAACCGTCACGGTTCCGGGCCGTCGCGCGCCGAGCAGCCGCCGGAAGGCCGCGGTTTGCCGCCGGGTCCGCCACACGCAGGGGCTGCGGTTGATGCCGGCGTCCTGGAGTTGCAGAACCCCGCCGGTCTGCCGCTGTGGGGCAGCCGGCTGATCGAGGCCAGCGCGGGTACCGGCAAGACCTACACCATCGCCGGGCTGTACCTGCGGCTGGTGCTCGGACACGGCGGCGAGCAGGCGTTCGCGCGGCCGCTGGCGCCGCCGGAGATCCTGGTGGTGACGTTCACCGATGCCGCGACGCGTGAGCTGCGCTCCCGGATCCAGGAGCGGCTGCTGCAGGCCGCGCGCCATTTCCGGGGCGAGGCGGGATGCCCACCCGACGCTTCACTGCAGCGGTTGCTCGACGACTATCTCGATCCGCAGGCCCGCGCCGCCTCTGCGCGCCGGCTCGAGGTCGCGGCGGAGTGGATGGACCAGGCCGCGGTCTCGACGATCCACGGCTGGTGCCACCGCATGCTGCGCGAACACGCGTTCGACAGCGGCAGCCTGTTCGACCAGCGGCTCGAGGCCGACCTCGCCGAGCTGCGCAGCGAAGTCGTGCGCGACTACTGGCGCTGCATGGTCTATCCGCAGCGCTCGCCACGGCTGGAGCTGCTGTGCGCGATCGTGGGTTCGGACCCGGCCGATCTCGAACGGGCGATTGCGCCGTTGCTGGCGCTGGAACCGCCCCGGCCGGTCGCGATCGACGAACTCGAGGCGGCGCTCGACCGGCGTCTCGAAACACTCGATCGGGTCAAACGCCCGTGGCGCGAGGACTTCGACGCGGTCGCAGCGAGCTTTCGCTCGGCGCTGCCGGAGCTGCACGGCGGCAAGTACCGCAACGCGGAAACGCTGCTCGAGAAGATGCGCGCCTGGGCGCAGGATCCCGCGCTGGCACAGCCGGACATCACCGGGGGCGGCACCGAGCGCTTCAGCCTGCAGGGCATGCGCGAGCGGCTGAAGAAGAACCGCAGCCTGCCCGAGCCGCTGCACCCTGCCTTCGAGCGGCTCGACGGCTACGCCGGACTGCCGGACGAGAGCCCCGAGCGGGTATTGCGCCACGCGGCGGCCTGGGTCCGCGACCGGCTCGAACGCGAGCAACGCCGGCGCGCGGTGCTGGGCTTCGACGACCTGCTGACCGGCCTCGACGCGGCGCTTGCCGGGCCCGGTAGCGAGCGCCTCGCGGAGACGATCCGTGCCCAGTTCCCGGTCGCGATGATCGACGAGTTCCAGGACACCGACCCGACGCAGTACCGGATCTTCGACCGGATCTACCGGCTCGAGGAGAACCGGTCCGAGCAGGGCATCTTCCTGATCGGCGACCCCAAGCAGTCGATCTACGGCTTCCGTGGCGCGGACATCCACAGCTACCTGCAGGCGCGCGCGGCGACGCAGGGCCGGCACTACACGCTCGGCACGAACTACCGCGCCACCGACGCGTTCGTGCAGGCCTGCAACCGGCTGTTCGGCCACGGCGAGGCGCAGCCAGCCGGCGCCTTCCTGTTCCGGGATTCCAGTGGTGCCAATCCCGTGCCGTTCCTGCCGGTGCGGGCGCAGGGGCTGGACGAGGTCTTCGAGGTCGGTGCCACGGCGCTGCCGGCGCTGACGCTGGCGTATCTCGACGACGCCGAGGGGATCGGCAAGACCCGATACCTGGAGGATATGGCCGAGAGCTGCGCCACCGCGATGGTCGATCTGCTGCAGGCGGGCCAGTCGGGGCAAGCGGCGTTCCGTGGGGTCCGGGAAGCGCGTCCGGTGCAGCCCGGCGACCTCGCCGTGCTCGTCCGCGACCGCAACGAGGCCGCACAGATCCGCCGCGAGCTGGGGCGGCGCGGCGTGCGCAGCGTCTATCTGTCGGACCGCGACTCGGTGTACGACGCTCCGGAAGCATCCGACCTGCTGCGCTGGCTGCGCGCCTGCGCCGAGCCTGAGTCCGAGCGCTTGCTGCGCGCCGCGCTCGCTACCGCGACGCTGGGGCTGGAGCTGCCCGCGCTCGACCGCCTGAATCACGACGAGGCGCACTGGGAACAACGGGTCCTGCAGTTCCGCGAGTACCGGCGGATCTGGCGCGAGCAGGGCGTGCTGCCGATGCTGCGCCGCCTGCTGCACGACTTCGGCCTGCCCGCAGCGCTGCTGCGGCGCACCGACGGCGAACGCGCGCTGACCAACCTGCTGCACCTGAGCGAGCTGCTGCAAACGGCCTCCGGCGAGCTCGACGGCGAGCAGGCGCTGATCCGCCATCTCGCCCGGCACCTCGACGGCACGGCCGGCGCAGCCGACGAGCAGGTGCTGCGGCTCGAGAGCGACGAGGGGCTGGTGCAGGTCGTGACCATCCACAAGTCCAAGGGTCTGCAGTATCCGCTGGTGTTCCTGCCATTCATCTGCACTTTCCGGGAGCAGGATGGGAAGAACGTTCCGCTGTTCTACCGCGACGCCGACGGCCGGCCCCGGACCAGCTGGCGGCCGGAAGCGGAGCAGGTGGATGCTGCCGACCGCGAGCGCCTGGCCGAGGACCTGCGCCTGCTCTACGTCGCCGTGACCCGCGCGCGGCATGCCTGCTGGCTGGGGATCGGGCCGCTCGCGGTGGGCGGCGGCGCGAGCAAGCTGCACCGCAGCGCTGTTGGCCACCTGCTCTCCGGGGGCGAAGCGATTCCGCCCGGAACGCTGGAAAACTCGTTGCGGCGTCTCGCCGGGGATTGCCGCGACATCGCGGTGACGCCGGCGCCCGAACCGCAGGAGCTGACCTACCGTGTCGCCGCGGCGGGGGCCGCGACCGGCGGCGCGCGCCGGCCGGAACGACCCGCGCGCGAGCACTGGTGGATCGCGAGTTACAGCGCGCTACGCAGCGGCGAGCCGGTGGCCGAAGCCGCGGCCCCGCTCCCAGAGGCCGCCGACACCGCGCTCGAGGAGCGCTTCGCGGAGGCGGCGGACGAGCCCGCTCTGCCGCAGCCCTCCGGAAGTGGCCGGACCGACGCCGGTCCGCACCGCTTCCCGCGTGGCCCCGAGCCCGGCACCTTCCTGCACGGGCTGCTGGAATGGGCGGCGCGGGAGGGTTTCGGCGCAGTCGCGCAGGATCCGGCGCGGCTGCGCGACGTCGTGGCCCGGCGTTGCCGGCGGCGGAACTGGGAACACTGGGTCGATCCGGTCAGCGACTGGCTCGCGCGCTTGCTCGACGCACCGCTCGCGTTGCCCGAGGCCGACCGGCCGGCGCGCCTGCGCGAGCTCGCGGTCTTTCAGCCCGAGCTCGAGTTCTGGTTCGAGACCCATGCGGTGGATGCCACGCGGATCGACGACCGCGTTCGGACCCACATCCTGCCCAGGGCGGTCCGTCCGGGTGTCGCTCCCCTGCGGCTGAACGGGATGCTGAAGGGGTTCATCGATCTGGTGTTCGAGCACGGCGGGCGGTACTACACCCTGGACTACAAATCGAACTGGCTCGGGCCGGACCCGGCGGACTACGCGCCCGGGCGGCTCGCCGCGCGCGTGCTCGAGCACCGCTACGAGCTGCAATACGTGCTCTACACGCTGGCATTGCACCGGCTGCTGCAGTCGCGGCTTCCGGACTACGACTACGATCGGCACGTCGGCGGCGCGGTGACCTGGTTCCTGCGCGGTGTCGACGCGCCCGGAGCCGGCCTGCACCGTGACCGCCCGCCGCGCGCGCTGATCGTGGAACTGGACCGCATGGTGCGCGCGGAACCTCCGCTGCGGCAGGAGGCACCGCGATGACCCGGCCCGAGCCGGCTGCACTTTCCGGGCCTGAACCCTTGCTGCAGCTGCTCGCGCGCTGGGTGGAGCACGGCTGGCTGCGCGCGCTCGACCGTTCGTTCGCGCAGTTCCTGCACGAACAGGTACCCGAGGCACCGCCGCTGCTGCTGCTCGGCGCGGCGCTGGCCAGCCACCAGTTCGGGCGGGGACACGTCTGCCTGGACCTCGCGGCGGCGCTGGCGGACCCGGACCGTGCGCTGTCGCTGCCGCCCGACGGCGAGCCGGATGCCGCGCCGCCGCCGCGGCCGTCGTCGGTGCTTGCGGGCACGACCCCACAGGCGTGGAACGCCGCGCTCGGCGACGACCGGCTGGTCGGGCAGGGCGCCGGAGCGACGCCGCTGGTGCTCGCGGACCAGCGGCTGTACCTGCGCCGGCTTTGGGAATGCGAGCAGCGGATCGCCGAGGCCGTCGGCGAGCGGCTGGGCGATTCCGCCGCGCTGCGTGCGAACCTCGACGCCGATGCGGTGCGGGCCTGGCTCGACCGGCTGTTCGGCGCGAAGCCGGAAGCAGGCGGCACCGACTGGCAGCGCGCGGCCTGCGCGCTTGCCGCCGGCACCCGCTTCGCGGTGATCACCGGGGGCCCCGGAACCGGCAAGACGACGACGGTCGTGCGCCTGCTCGCACTGCTGCAGGCGTTGCATCTCGGCCACGGCGCGCAGGCGCCGCTGCGGATCCGGTTGGCCGCGCCCACCGGCAAGGCGGCGGCGCGGCTGAACCTGTCGGTCGCCGGTGCGGTGCACGCGCTGGCGATGCCCGCGGACGCGCTGGGAGCCCATATCCGCGCCGCGATCCCGACCGAGGTCAGCACCGTGCACCGGCTGCTCGGCAGCCGACCCGACAGCCGCCGCTTCCGGCACCACCCCGGCCATCCGCTGCCGCTCGACGTGCTGGTCGTCGACGAGGCGTCGATGATCGATCTGGAGCTGATGACTGCGGTGTTCCGCGCGCTGCCGGCGCAGGCCCGGCTGATCCTGCTCGGCGACAAGGACCAGCTTGCGTCGGTCGAGGCCGGTGCCGTGCTCGGCGAGATCTGTGCCCGTGCCGAAGCGGGTCACTACACGCTTGATACCGCGGCCTGGCTCGAGCGCGTCAGCGGCGAGGCGGTGCCGGAGGGGATGCGCGATCCGGGGGGCGAGCGCCTCGATCAGCAGGTGGTGATGCTGCGGCGCAGCTACCGCTTCGGGGAGCAGAGCGCGATTGGACGGCTGGCCCGCGCCGTGAACGGCAGTGACGCCGACGCCGCGCGCCGCATCACCGCATCGGGGCCGCTGCCCGATGTCGCGCGGATCGTGTTGCGCGGCGCGCCGGATACGGTGCTCGAGCGTCATGTGCTCGAGGGGGGCGGGCCGTCGTTCGCGACCGGTACGGATCGTGCCCGGCCGTCCGGTCATGCCGCCTACCTGCGGCGGATGCACGAGGCCCATCCCGGCGCGGCGGCGACGCCCGACGCGCTCGACCACTGGGCGCGGGACGTGCTGGAGGCCCACGCGGGCTTCCAGCTGCTGTGCGCGGTACGCCGCGGCCCCTGGGGCGTCGAGACGCTGAACCGCCGGGTCGAGGCCGCGCTGCGCGCCGAGGGCCTGATTCCCGCCGGCGGCATCTGGTATCCCGGACGTCCGGTGATCGTGACCGCGAACGACTATGGGCTAGGCCTGATGAACGGCGACATCGGCGTCACGCTGGCGCTGCCCGCGCAGGGGGAGGCGGGTGGCGGGCTGCGGGTCGCGTTTCCGGCCGGCGACGGCAGCGGCGGCCTGCGCTGGGTGCTGCCCAGCCGCCTGGCCAACGTCGAGACGGTCTACGCGATGACGGTGCACAAGGCGCAGGGCTCGGAGTTCGATCACGCGGCGCTGCTGCTTCCGGAGCGCGAGAACCCGGTGTTGACCCGCGAACTGCTCTACACCGCGATCACCCGTGCTCGGCGCTGGTTCACGCTGCTGGAACCGCGCGAGGGGGTGCTGGAACAGGCGATCGCGCGCCGGGTGCTGCGCGGCAGCGGTCTCGGCGATGCGCTGCGCCGGGCCACCGTTCGGATGGACAGGGATGCAGACGATGATCGATGACCGGGCAGCAGTCGGGTTCAGCGCGGCGCCGGCCACCCTGCGGTCGCGCGCAACGCGGGCCTGCCGGATGGCAGCCGCAGGCGGGTGGCGAGGCCATGAGCGCTGAGTCTCCCGCCGCGACACCGGAGCTGCTCGCGGCGTACCGGGCCGCGCTGTACGTGGTGCCGGTCGGCCCCCGCGTCTGCCGGCTGCGCATCGGCGAGCCGCCGCCCGAGCCGATGCGGCGATGGCTCGCGGAGCACGGCCCGTCCGGCTGGCTCAGCGCGTTCAACCCGGGCAGCCGCGCGCTGCCGCTGCTGGAGAACCTGCGCCGTCACCAGGCGCTGTTCCAGCGCCTGCGGGCCGAAGGCTTCGACGCCCTGGTGGGCTACGCCAGCGACCCCGCCGGACACTGGCCCGACGAGACCAGCCTGCTGGTCCCGGGCATCGGCCGCGACCGGCTGAACCGGCTCGCTCTCGACTTCGGGCAGGTCGCTTTCCTGGCGCTTGCCCCCGGCGAGCCGCCCCGGATGTGGCTCGCCCACCCGGAGGGTCCGCTGCCGGATCCGTTCGGCACGGAAGACGGGTAGCGAGCCGCGTCAGCCGGCGCGGTCATCCGCCATGACCGGGTG is a window from the Thioalkalivibrio paradoxus ARh 1 genome containing:
- the recD gene encoding exodeoxyribonuclease V subunit alpha, with amino-acid sequence MTRPEPAALSGPEPLLQLLARWVEHGWLRALDRSFAQFLHEQVPEAPPLLLLGAALASHQFGRGHVCLDLAAALADPDRALSLPPDGEPDAAPPPRPSSVLAGTTPQAWNAALGDDRLVGQGAGATPLVLADQRLYLRRLWECEQRIAEAVGERLGDSAALRANLDADAVRAWLDRLFGAKPEAGGTDWQRAACALAAGTRFAVITGGPGTGKTTTVVRLLALLQALHLGHGAQAPLRIRLAAPTGKAAARLNLSVAGAVHALAMPADALGAHIRAAIPTEVSTVHRLLGSRPDSRRFRHHPGHPLPLDVLVVDEASMIDLELMTAVFRALPAQARLILLGDKDQLASVEAGAVLGEICARAEAGHYTLDTAAWLERVSGEAVPEGMRDPGGERLDQQVVMLRRSYRFGEQSAIGRLARAVNGSDADAARRITASGPLPDVARIVLRGAPDTVLERHVLEGGGPSFATGTDRARPSGHAAYLRRMHEAHPGAAATPDALDHWARDVLEAHAGFQLLCAVRRGPWGVETLNRRVEAALRAEGLIPAGGIWYPGRPVIVTANDYGLGLMNGDIGVTLALPAQGEAGGGLRVAFPAGDGSGGLRWVLPSRLANVETVYAMTVHKAQGSEFDHAALLLPERENPVLTRELLYTAITRARRWFTLLEPREGVLEQAIARRVLRGSGLGDALRRATVRMDRDADDDR
- a CDS encoding DUF3293 domain-containing protein — protein: MSAESPAATPELLAAYRAALYVVPVGPRVCRLRIGEPPPEPMRRWLAEHGPSGWLSAFNPGSRALPLLENLRRHQALFQRLRAEGFDALVGYASDPAGHWPDETSLLVPGIGRDRLNRLALDFGQVAFLALAPGEPPRMWLAHPEGPLPDPFGTEDG